In a single window of the Archocentrus centrarchus isolate MPI-CPG fArcCen1 unplaced genomic scaffold, fArcCen1 scaffold_42_ctg1, whole genome shotgun sequence genome:
- the LOC115777053 gene encoding uncharacterized protein LOC115777053 — protein sequence MVQEAAFAQEIKTLQHHEVMQTNDRVNKLHKLCPFLDDHGILREGGRLMHAALHPDVKHPVILPRNSHVTALLVRHYHVKTYHQGRGITMNELRANGFWILGCSKIVSSCIYKCVKCRRFRRPTEQQKMADLPEDRMETAPPFTYCGMDCFGPFFVKEGRKELKRYGLLITCMCSRAVHLEMLDDLSTASLINSLRAFIAIRGTVRQIRCDQGTNFVGTRNEFVEAFKEMDQAKLGKLDCEFLMNIPASSHMGGIWERQIRTIRSVLTSILEQSGKQLDSSSLRTFLYEVMAVINSRPLTTNQLCDPSNPEPLTPNHILTMKSTIISPPPGRFVKEDLYLRKRWRRVQLLTNTFWTRWKREYLLNLQSRQKWTKERRNAKVDDVVLLKDEITPRNQWKLARIIEVYPGKDGRVRKVKLLISDPTLDKEGKRTSKPVHLERPIQKTVVLIEAEEDSQPHSA from the coding sequence ATGGTTCAAGAAGCGGCGTTCgctcaggaaataaaaaccTTACAACATCATGAAGTGATGCAGACCAATGACAGGGTCAACAAGCTACACAAGTTATGTCCATTTCTTGACGACCATGGCATTCTTCGGGAAGGCGGACGCTTGATGCATGCTGCCTTGCATCCCGATGTCAAGCATCCTGTGATCCTGCCAAGAAACAGTCACGTGACTGCGTTACTCGTCAGACATTATCACGTGAAGACTTACCATCAAGGACGAGGAATCACTATGAATGAGCTTCGAGCTAACGGATTTTGGATACTTGGATGCAGTAAGATTGTTTCATCCTGTAtctataaatgtgtaaaatgcagGAGGTTCAGAAgacccacagagcagcagaagatggcAGACCTCCCGGAGGACCggatggaaactgcaccaccaTTCACCTACTGTGGGATGGACTGCTTCGGTCCCTTTTTTGTCAAGGAAGGCCGCAAGGAGTTAAAGCGTTATGGATTGCTAATCACCTGCATGTGCTCCAGAGCAGTACATCTCGAGATGCTTGATGATCTGTCTACAGCTTCCCTCATCAACTCTTTACGTGCATTCATAGCCATCAGAGGTACAGTTCGACAAATAAGGTGTGATCAAGGCACGAACTTTGTAGGCACCAGAAATGAGTTTGTTGAAGCATTTAAAGAAATGGATCAAGCAAAACTGGGAAAACTGGACTGCGAGTTTCTCATGAACATCCCAGCGTCAAGCCACATGGGTGGCATCTGGGAGAGACAAATCCGCACCATAAGAAGTGTACTCACATCAATCCTGGAACAATCAGGCAAACAACTCGACAGCTCCTCTCTAAGGACGTTCCTGTATGAAGTCATGGCAGTTATCAATAGCAGACCATTGACTACTAACCAACTGTGTGATCcatcaaacccagaacctttaACACCAAACCACATACTAACCAtgaagtccacgatcatctCCCCACCTCCAGGAAGGTTCGTGAAGGAAGATCTTTATCTCCGTAAGAGGTGGCGTCGTGTTCAACTCCTCACCAACACTTTCTGGACAAGGTGGAAAAGAGAGTATTTGTTGAATCTCCAGAGTAGACAGAAGTGGACCAAAGAGCGTAGAAATGCTAAGGtcgatgatgttgtcctcctgAAGGATGAGATAACTCCACGCAACCAGTGGAAGTTGGCAAGGATCATTGAAGTTTACCCTGGTAAGGACGGAAGAGTGAGGAAGGTGAAATTGTTGATAAGTGATCCAACTCTGGACAAAGAAGGAAAGCGTACCTCCAAACCTGTTCATCTGGAGAGACCAATTCAGAAGACAGTCGTTCTgatagaagcagaagaagattcTCAGCCTCACTCTGCCTAA